Proteins encoded together in one Tripterygium wilfordii isolate XIE 37 chromosome 14, ASM1340144v1, whole genome shotgun sequence window:
- the LOC120015548 gene encoding monothiol glutaredoxin-S10-like, with protein MDRVAKLASKNAVVIFSKSSCCMCHSIKRLFYEQGVSPAIYELDEESRGKEMEWALMRLGCNPPVPAVFIGGKFVGSANTIMTLQLNGSLKKLLKEAGAIWL; from the coding sequence ATGGATCGGGTGGCGAAGCTTGCGTCGAAGAATGCGGTGGTGATATTCAGCAAGAGCTCCTGCTGCATGTGCCACTCAATCAAGAGATTGTTCTATGAACAAGGAGTGAGTCCTGCGATTTACGAGCTGGACGAGGAGTCGAGAGGGAAGGAGATGGAGTGGGCGTTGATGAGGCTAGGGTGCAACCCACCAGTGCCGGCTGTGTTCATTGGAGGTAAATTTGTTGGGTCTGCTAATACCATCATGACTCTTCAGCTCAATGGGTCCTTGAAGAAGTTGCTCAAAGAAGCTGGAGCTATTTGGCTTTAG
- the LOC120015559 gene encoding monothiol glutaredoxin-S2-like, with the protein MERQVATWAAQRPVVIFSKTTCCISHSIKTLLSDFGVNPAVYELDQLSRGHEIEQALCRLGCTSVPAVFIGGELVGGSNEIMRLHLNQSLIPMLKRAKAIWV; encoded by the coding sequence ATGGAGAGGCAAGTGGCAACATGGGCAGCTCAAAGGCCAGTGGTGATCTTTAGCAAGACTACATGCTGCATTAGCCACTCAATCAAGACGCTGCTTAGCGATTTCGGGGTTAATCCGGCTGTTTATGAGCTCGATCAGCTGTCTAGAGGGCATGAAATCGAGCAAGCGCTGTGCAGGCTCGGGTGTACAAGCGTGCCAGCAGTGTTCATCGGAGGTGAACTTGTTGGTGGATCCAATGAAATCATGAGACTTCACCTTAATCAATCCTTAATCCCGATGCTTAAGCGCGCTAAAGCGATATGGGTTTAA
- the LOC120014857 gene encoding acyl-CoA-binding domain-containing protein 6-like isoform X3 produces the protein MFGRFSRRRMKLGRVKKVQLSDSVQGARSPLRLSKRISKSNVECAEPTNDHSDEIDGQCPSVEPEISDSTSGNSENWMVLSISGEKPIPRYNHAATVIGNRMIVVGGESANGMLDDVQVLNFDKFSWSTGSSKLYLSPSSMPLKIPACKGHSLVSWGRKALLIGGKTVTGSERISVWAFDTETECWSLMEAKGDIPISRSGHTVVIANSVLIMFGGEDAKKRKLNDMHRFDLKSLTWLPLHCKGTGPSPRSNHVATLYDDKTLFVFGGASKSRMLNDLYSLDFETMIWSRMKIRGFHPSPRAGCCGVLCGTRWYIAGGGSKKKRHAETLIFDILKVEWSVAGASPPSCVTANKGFSLVLVQHKEKDFLVAFGGFRKEASNQVEVMGIDRNKSSMGGQPAPTKFGAPALLEKHSSTSLAAQLSNGSSQRSADSVARQNLASAIEQHGSGRKSLSDFTLVDQNSASGNVSLRKKFLNGEESNAAVKMAKNSEDACSMLSVMEQSSRQSEMSIQINTGGKITAEEMSFAFESENPNPHNVGIKNLLDDNNELILSQTESKPEAALSSVHQLYEAKMVAIMKKNGILEAQLAAALASREAAERNLSSVVKSRLEMEKKLGHTVREMELVKERLACVEQAQEEANDLSSVVHSDNVRLEHDVAFLKAVLDDTQKELHSTRGVLAGERARAFQLQVHHANRWVLDLFNGSSAFGR, from the exons ATGTTTGGCCGCTTCTCTCGCAGGCGCATGAAACTTGGCAG AGTGAAGAAGGTGCAGCTGTCAGACTCTGTTCAGGGAGCTAGAAGTCCCTTAAGACTTTCAAAACGGATAAGCAAAAGTAAT GTTGAATGTGCTGAACCTACAAATGATCATTCTGATGAAATTGACGGCCAATGCCCATCGGTTGAGCCCGAGATTAGTGACAGTACATCGGGAAATTCTGAGAATTGGATGGTGTTGTCAATTTCTGGGGAAAAACCCATACCTCGCTACAAC CATGCAGCAACTGTTATTGGAAACAGGATGATAGTGGTGGGCGGTGAATCTGCAAATGGGATGTTAGATGATGTACAG GTGCTTAATTTTGACAAGTTTAGTTGGAGCACAGGTTCATCAAAGCTATACTTGTCACCAAGCAGTATGCCATTGAAGATCCCAGCATGCAAGGGCCATAGTCTG GTCTCTTGGGGGAGGAAGGCACTTCTAATTGGGGGAAAGACTGTTACTGGGAGCGAAAGGATTTCAG TGTGGGCATTTGATACGGAAACAGAGTGCTGGTCACTTATGGAAGCAAAGGGAGACATACCG ATTTCTCGTAGCGGTCACACTGTGGTTATAGCAAACTCTGTTTTAATCATGTTTGGAGGTGAAGATGCGAAAAAGAGGAAACTAAATGATATGCATAGGTTTGATCTGAAGTCTTTGACTTGGCTTCCTCTTCATTGCAA GGGTACAGGTCCATCTCCTAGATCCAATCATGTGGCAACCCTTTATGATGATAAAACACTTTTTGTGTTTGGAGGAGCTTCAAAGTCTAGGATGTTGAACGACTTGTATTCACTTGATTTTGAAACG ATGATATGGTCAAGAATGAAGATAAGAGGCTTCCATCCTTCACCTAGGGCTGGCTGCTGTGGAGTTTTATGTGGAACAAGATGGTATATAGCAGGGGGTGGAAGCAAGAAAAAAC GACATGCGGAAACTTTAATATTTGACATCTTAAAAGTTGAGTGGTCTGTAGCTGGAGCTTCGCCCCCATCATGCGTCACAGCCAACAAG GGATTTAGTCTAGTACTTGTGCAGCACAAGGAAAAGGATTTCCTCGTTGCATTTGGTGGATTCAGAAAGGAGGCATCAAATCAG GTTGAGGTGATGGGTATTGATAGGAATAAATCATCAATGGGTGGGCAACCTGCTCCCACTAAATTTGGGGCACCTGCACTTCTTGAGAAACACTCATCGACTAGTTTAGCTGCACAACTCAGTAATGGCTCTTCTCAACGTTCGGCTGATTCTGTTGCAAGACAAAATTTAGCCTCTGCAATCGAACAACATGGTTCTGGTAGAAAATCTTTGTCAGACTTCACACTTGTGGATCAAAATTCTGCTTCAGGCAATGTCTCACTGCGCAAGAAATTTCTCAACGGGGAAGAAAGTAATGCTGCTGTAAAGATGGCAAAGAATTCAGAAGATGCTTGTTCTATGTTATCG GTGATGGAACAGAGTAGTCGTCAATCTGAGATGTCAATTCAGATTAATACTGGAGGAAAGATTACCGCAGAAGAAATGTCATTTGCATTTGAATCAGAAAATCCCAACCCTCATAATGTAGGAATTAAAAACCTTTTGGATGATAACAATGAGCTAATATTATCACAAACTGAAAGTAAACCTGAAGCTGCTCTTTCAAGTGTGCATCAGCTGTATGAAGCAAAAATGGTTGCTATAATGAAAAAGAACGGAATTTTAGAAGCGCAACTAGCAGCTGCTTTGGCAAGTCGAGAAGCTGCAGAGAGAAATTTGTCCTCTGTTGTTAAGAGTAGACTAGAAATGGAGAAAAAATTAGGACACACAGTGAGGGAGATGGAGTTGGTGAAAGAGAGACTGGCTTGTGTAGAACAAGCTCAAGAAGAAGCCAACGACCTATCAAGTGTTGTCCATTCTGATAATGTAAGGCTGGAGCACGACGTGGCTTTCCTGAAAGCAGTTTTGGATGATACGCAAAAG GAGCTGCATTCAACTAGGGGGGTCCTTGCAGGGGAGAGGGCAAGAGCATTCCAACTACAG GTGCACCATGCAAACCGTTGGGTCCTGGATCTTTTCAACGGCTCTAGCGCATTTGGACGCTAA
- the LOC120014857 gene encoding acyl-CoA-binding domain-containing protein 6-like isoform X2, which translates to MFGRFSRRRMKLGRVKKVQLSDSVQGARSPLRLSKRISKSNVECAEPTNDHSDEIDGQCPSVEPEISDSTSGNSENWMVLSISGEKPIPRYNHAATVIGNRMIVVGGESANGMLDDVQVLNFDKFSWSTGSSKLYLSPSSMPLKIPACKGHSLVSWGRKALLIGGKTVTGSERISVWAFDTETECWSLMEAKGDIPISRSGHTVVIANSVLIMFGGEDAKKRKLNDMHRFDLKSLTWLPLHCKGTGPSPRSNHVATLYDDKTLFVFGGASKSRMLNDLYSLDFETMIWSRMKIRGFHPSPRAGCCGVLCGTRWYIAGGGSKKKRHAETLIFDILKVEWSVAGASPPSCVTANKGFSLVLVQHKEKDFLVAFGGFRKEASNQVEVMGIDRNKSSMGGQPAPTKFGAPALLEKHSSTSLAAQLSNGSSQRSADSVARQNLASAIEQHGSGRKSLSDFTLVDQNSASGNVSLRKKFLNGEESNAAVKMAKNSEDACSMLSVMEQSSRQSEMSIQINTGGKITAEEMSFAFESENPNPHNVGIKNLLDDNNELILSQTESKPEAALSSVHQLYEAKMVAIMKKNGILEAQLAAALASREAAERNLSSVVKSRLEMEKKLGHTVREMELVKERLACVEQAQEEANDLSSVVHSDNVRLEHDVAFLKAVLDDTQKELHSTRGVLAGERARAFQLQAWAMEDKVVICAGPKRTNCY; encoded by the exons ATGTTTGGCCGCTTCTCTCGCAGGCGCATGAAACTTGGCAG AGTGAAGAAGGTGCAGCTGTCAGACTCTGTTCAGGGAGCTAGAAGTCCCTTAAGACTTTCAAAACGGATAAGCAAAAGTAAT GTTGAATGTGCTGAACCTACAAATGATCATTCTGATGAAATTGACGGCCAATGCCCATCGGTTGAGCCCGAGATTAGTGACAGTACATCGGGAAATTCTGAGAATTGGATGGTGTTGTCAATTTCTGGGGAAAAACCCATACCTCGCTACAAC CATGCAGCAACTGTTATTGGAAACAGGATGATAGTGGTGGGCGGTGAATCTGCAAATGGGATGTTAGATGATGTACAG GTGCTTAATTTTGACAAGTTTAGTTGGAGCACAGGTTCATCAAAGCTATACTTGTCACCAAGCAGTATGCCATTGAAGATCCCAGCATGCAAGGGCCATAGTCTG GTCTCTTGGGGGAGGAAGGCACTTCTAATTGGGGGAAAGACTGTTACTGGGAGCGAAAGGATTTCAG TGTGGGCATTTGATACGGAAACAGAGTGCTGGTCACTTATGGAAGCAAAGGGAGACATACCG ATTTCTCGTAGCGGTCACACTGTGGTTATAGCAAACTCTGTTTTAATCATGTTTGGAGGTGAAGATGCGAAAAAGAGGAAACTAAATGATATGCATAGGTTTGATCTGAAGTCTTTGACTTGGCTTCCTCTTCATTGCAA GGGTACAGGTCCATCTCCTAGATCCAATCATGTGGCAACCCTTTATGATGATAAAACACTTTTTGTGTTTGGAGGAGCTTCAAAGTCTAGGATGTTGAACGACTTGTATTCACTTGATTTTGAAACG ATGATATGGTCAAGAATGAAGATAAGAGGCTTCCATCCTTCACCTAGGGCTGGCTGCTGTGGAGTTTTATGTGGAACAAGATGGTATATAGCAGGGGGTGGAAGCAAGAAAAAAC GACATGCGGAAACTTTAATATTTGACATCTTAAAAGTTGAGTGGTCTGTAGCTGGAGCTTCGCCCCCATCATGCGTCACAGCCAACAAG GGATTTAGTCTAGTACTTGTGCAGCACAAGGAAAAGGATTTCCTCGTTGCATTTGGTGGATTCAGAAAGGAGGCATCAAATCAG GTTGAGGTGATGGGTATTGATAGGAATAAATCATCAATGGGTGGGCAACCTGCTCCCACTAAATTTGGGGCACCTGCACTTCTTGAGAAACACTCATCGACTAGTTTAGCTGCACAACTCAGTAATGGCTCTTCTCAACGTTCGGCTGATTCTGTTGCAAGACAAAATTTAGCCTCTGCAATCGAACAACATGGTTCTGGTAGAAAATCTTTGTCAGACTTCACACTTGTGGATCAAAATTCTGCTTCAGGCAATGTCTCACTGCGCAAGAAATTTCTCAACGGGGAAGAAAGTAATGCTGCTGTAAAGATGGCAAAGAATTCAGAAGATGCTTGTTCTATGTTATCG GTGATGGAACAGAGTAGTCGTCAATCTGAGATGTCAATTCAGATTAATACTGGAGGAAAGATTACCGCAGAAGAAATGTCATTTGCATTTGAATCAGAAAATCCCAACCCTCATAATGTAGGAATTAAAAACCTTTTGGATGATAACAATGAGCTAATATTATCACAAACTGAAAGTAAACCTGAAGCTGCTCTTTCAAGTGTGCATCAGCTGTATGAAGCAAAAATGGTTGCTATAATGAAAAAGAACGGAATTTTAGAAGCGCAACTAGCAGCTGCTTTGGCAAGTCGAGAAGCTGCAGAGAGAAATTTGTCCTCTGTTGTTAAGAGTAGACTAGAAATGGAGAAAAAATTAGGACACACAGTGAGGGAGATGGAGTTGGTGAAAGAGAGACTGGCTTGTGTAGAACAAGCTCAAGAAGAAGCCAACGACCTATCAAGTGTTGTCCATTCTGATAATGTAAGGCTGGAGCACGACGTGGCTTTCCTGAAAGCAGTTTTGGATGATACGCAAAAG GAGCTGCATTCAACTAGGGGGGTCCTTGCAGGGGAGAGGGCAAGAGCATTCCAACTACAG GCCTGGGCGATGGAAGACAAAGTTGTTATATGTGCtggcccaaagcggacaaacTGTTATTAG
- the LOC120014857 gene encoding acyl-CoA-binding domain-containing protein 6-like isoform X1 — translation MFGRFSRRRMKLGRVKKVQLSDSVQGARSPLRLSKRISKSNVECAEPTNDHSDEIDGQCPSVEPEISDSTSGNSENWMVLSISGEKPIPRYNHAATVIGNRMIVVGGESANGMLDDVQVLNFDKFSWSTGSSKLYLSPSSMPLKIPACKGHSLVSWGRKALLIGGKTVTGSERISVWAFDTETECWSLMEAKGDIPISRSGHTVVIANSVLIMFGGEDAKKRKLNDMHRFDLKSLTWLPLHCKGTGPSPRSNHVATLYDDKTLFVFGGASKSRMLNDLYSLDFETMIWSRMKIRGFHPSPRAGCCGVLCGTRWYIAGGGSKKKRHAETLIFDILKVEWSVAGASPPSCVTANKGFSLVLVQHKEKDFLVAFGGFRKEASNQVEVMGIDRNKSSMGGQPAPTKFGAPALLEKHSSTSLAAQLSNGSSQRSADSVARQNLASAIEQHGSGRKSLSDFTLVDQNSASGNVSLRKKFLNGEESNAAVKMAKNSEDACSMLSVMEQSSRQSEMSIQINTGGKITAEEMSFAFESENPNPHNVGIKNLLDDNNELILSQTESKPEAALSSVHQLYEAKMVAIMKKNGILEAQLAAALASREAAERNLSSVVKSRLEMEKKLGHTVREMELVKERLACVEQAQEEANDLSSVVHSDNVRLEHDVAFLKAVLDDTQKELHSTRGVLAGERARAFQLQVEVFHLKQRLQTMENRAPNPKKPFNM, via the exons ATGTTTGGCCGCTTCTCTCGCAGGCGCATGAAACTTGGCAG AGTGAAGAAGGTGCAGCTGTCAGACTCTGTTCAGGGAGCTAGAAGTCCCTTAAGACTTTCAAAACGGATAAGCAAAAGTAAT GTTGAATGTGCTGAACCTACAAATGATCATTCTGATGAAATTGACGGCCAATGCCCATCGGTTGAGCCCGAGATTAGTGACAGTACATCGGGAAATTCTGAGAATTGGATGGTGTTGTCAATTTCTGGGGAAAAACCCATACCTCGCTACAAC CATGCAGCAACTGTTATTGGAAACAGGATGATAGTGGTGGGCGGTGAATCTGCAAATGGGATGTTAGATGATGTACAG GTGCTTAATTTTGACAAGTTTAGTTGGAGCACAGGTTCATCAAAGCTATACTTGTCACCAAGCAGTATGCCATTGAAGATCCCAGCATGCAAGGGCCATAGTCTG GTCTCTTGGGGGAGGAAGGCACTTCTAATTGGGGGAAAGACTGTTACTGGGAGCGAAAGGATTTCAG TGTGGGCATTTGATACGGAAACAGAGTGCTGGTCACTTATGGAAGCAAAGGGAGACATACCG ATTTCTCGTAGCGGTCACACTGTGGTTATAGCAAACTCTGTTTTAATCATGTTTGGAGGTGAAGATGCGAAAAAGAGGAAACTAAATGATATGCATAGGTTTGATCTGAAGTCTTTGACTTGGCTTCCTCTTCATTGCAA GGGTACAGGTCCATCTCCTAGATCCAATCATGTGGCAACCCTTTATGATGATAAAACACTTTTTGTGTTTGGAGGAGCTTCAAAGTCTAGGATGTTGAACGACTTGTATTCACTTGATTTTGAAACG ATGATATGGTCAAGAATGAAGATAAGAGGCTTCCATCCTTCACCTAGGGCTGGCTGCTGTGGAGTTTTATGTGGAACAAGATGGTATATAGCAGGGGGTGGAAGCAAGAAAAAAC GACATGCGGAAACTTTAATATTTGACATCTTAAAAGTTGAGTGGTCTGTAGCTGGAGCTTCGCCCCCATCATGCGTCACAGCCAACAAG GGATTTAGTCTAGTACTTGTGCAGCACAAGGAAAAGGATTTCCTCGTTGCATTTGGTGGATTCAGAAAGGAGGCATCAAATCAG GTTGAGGTGATGGGTATTGATAGGAATAAATCATCAATGGGTGGGCAACCTGCTCCCACTAAATTTGGGGCACCTGCACTTCTTGAGAAACACTCATCGACTAGTTTAGCTGCACAACTCAGTAATGGCTCTTCTCAACGTTCGGCTGATTCTGTTGCAAGACAAAATTTAGCCTCTGCAATCGAACAACATGGTTCTGGTAGAAAATCTTTGTCAGACTTCACACTTGTGGATCAAAATTCTGCTTCAGGCAATGTCTCACTGCGCAAGAAATTTCTCAACGGGGAAGAAAGTAATGCTGCTGTAAAGATGGCAAAGAATTCAGAAGATGCTTGTTCTATGTTATCG GTGATGGAACAGAGTAGTCGTCAATCTGAGATGTCAATTCAGATTAATACTGGAGGAAAGATTACCGCAGAAGAAATGTCATTTGCATTTGAATCAGAAAATCCCAACCCTCATAATGTAGGAATTAAAAACCTTTTGGATGATAACAATGAGCTAATATTATCACAAACTGAAAGTAAACCTGAAGCTGCTCTTTCAAGTGTGCATCAGCTGTATGAAGCAAAAATGGTTGCTATAATGAAAAAGAACGGAATTTTAGAAGCGCAACTAGCAGCTGCTTTGGCAAGTCGAGAAGCTGCAGAGAGAAATTTGTCCTCTGTTGTTAAGAGTAGACTAGAAATGGAGAAAAAATTAGGACACACAGTGAGGGAGATGGAGTTGGTGAAAGAGAGACTGGCTTGTGTAGAACAAGCTCAAGAAGAAGCCAACGACCTATCAAGTGTTGTCCATTCTGATAATGTAAGGCTGGAGCACGACGTGGCTTTCCTGAAAGCAGTTTTGGATGATACGCAAAAG GAGCTGCATTCAACTAGGGGGGTCCTTGCAGGGGAGAGGGCAAGAGCATTCCAACTACAG GTTGAAGTTTTTCATCTCAAACAAAGATTACAAACCATGGAAAACCGAGCACCTAACCCCAAGAAACCGTTTAATATGTAG
- the LOC120014857 gene encoding acyl-CoA-binding domain-containing protein 6-like isoform X4: MVLSISGEKPIPRYNHAATVIGNRMIVVGGESANGMLDDVQVLNFDKFSWSTGSSKLYLSPSSMPLKIPACKGHSLVSWGRKALLIGGKTVTGSERISVWAFDTETECWSLMEAKGDIPISRSGHTVVIANSVLIMFGGEDAKKRKLNDMHRFDLKSLTWLPLHCKGTGPSPRSNHVATLYDDKTLFVFGGASKSRMLNDLYSLDFETMIWSRMKIRGFHPSPRAGCCGVLCGTRWYIAGGGSKKKRHAETLIFDILKVEWSVAGASPPSCVTANKGFSLVLVQHKEKDFLVAFGGFRKEASNQVEVMGIDRNKSSMGGQPAPTKFGAPALLEKHSSTSLAAQLSNGSSQRSADSVARQNLASAIEQHGSGRKSLSDFTLVDQNSASGNVSLRKKFLNGEESNAAVKMAKNSEDACSMLSVMEQSSRQSEMSIQINTGGKITAEEMSFAFESENPNPHNVGIKNLLDDNNELILSQTESKPEAALSSVHQLYEAKMVAIMKKNGILEAQLAAALASREAAERNLSSVVKSRLEMEKKLGHTVREMELVKERLACVEQAQEEANDLSSVVHSDNVRLEHDVAFLKAVLDDTQKELHSTRGVLAGERARAFQLQVEVFHLKQRLQTMENRAPNPKKPFNM; the protein is encoded by the exons ATGGTGTTGTCAATTTCTGGGGAAAAACCCATACCTCGCTACAAC CATGCAGCAACTGTTATTGGAAACAGGATGATAGTGGTGGGCGGTGAATCTGCAAATGGGATGTTAGATGATGTACAG GTGCTTAATTTTGACAAGTTTAGTTGGAGCACAGGTTCATCAAAGCTATACTTGTCACCAAGCAGTATGCCATTGAAGATCCCAGCATGCAAGGGCCATAGTCTG GTCTCTTGGGGGAGGAAGGCACTTCTAATTGGGGGAAAGACTGTTACTGGGAGCGAAAGGATTTCAG TGTGGGCATTTGATACGGAAACAGAGTGCTGGTCACTTATGGAAGCAAAGGGAGACATACCG ATTTCTCGTAGCGGTCACACTGTGGTTATAGCAAACTCTGTTTTAATCATGTTTGGAGGTGAAGATGCGAAAAAGAGGAAACTAAATGATATGCATAGGTTTGATCTGAAGTCTTTGACTTGGCTTCCTCTTCATTGCAA GGGTACAGGTCCATCTCCTAGATCCAATCATGTGGCAACCCTTTATGATGATAAAACACTTTTTGTGTTTGGAGGAGCTTCAAAGTCTAGGATGTTGAACGACTTGTATTCACTTGATTTTGAAACG ATGATATGGTCAAGAATGAAGATAAGAGGCTTCCATCCTTCACCTAGGGCTGGCTGCTGTGGAGTTTTATGTGGAACAAGATGGTATATAGCAGGGGGTGGAAGCAAGAAAAAAC GACATGCGGAAACTTTAATATTTGACATCTTAAAAGTTGAGTGGTCTGTAGCTGGAGCTTCGCCCCCATCATGCGTCACAGCCAACAAG GGATTTAGTCTAGTACTTGTGCAGCACAAGGAAAAGGATTTCCTCGTTGCATTTGGTGGATTCAGAAAGGAGGCATCAAATCAG GTTGAGGTGATGGGTATTGATAGGAATAAATCATCAATGGGTGGGCAACCTGCTCCCACTAAATTTGGGGCACCTGCACTTCTTGAGAAACACTCATCGACTAGTTTAGCTGCACAACTCAGTAATGGCTCTTCTCAACGTTCGGCTGATTCTGTTGCAAGACAAAATTTAGCCTCTGCAATCGAACAACATGGTTCTGGTAGAAAATCTTTGTCAGACTTCACACTTGTGGATCAAAATTCTGCTTCAGGCAATGTCTCACTGCGCAAGAAATTTCTCAACGGGGAAGAAAGTAATGCTGCTGTAAAGATGGCAAAGAATTCAGAAGATGCTTGTTCTATGTTATCG GTGATGGAACAGAGTAGTCGTCAATCTGAGATGTCAATTCAGATTAATACTGGAGGAAAGATTACCGCAGAAGAAATGTCATTTGCATTTGAATCAGAAAATCCCAACCCTCATAATGTAGGAATTAAAAACCTTTTGGATGATAACAATGAGCTAATATTATCACAAACTGAAAGTAAACCTGAAGCTGCTCTTTCAAGTGTGCATCAGCTGTATGAAGCAAAAATGGTTGCTATAATGAAAAAGAACGGAATTTTAGAAGCGCAACTAGCAGCTGCTTTGGCAAGTCGAGAAGCTGCAGAGAGAAATTTGTCCTCTGTTGTTAAGAGTAGACTAGAAATGGAGAAAAAATTAGGACACACAGTGAGGGAGATGGAGTTGGTGAAAGAGAGACTGGCTTGTGTAGAACAAGCTCAAGAAGAAGCCAACGACCTATCAAGTGTTGTCCATTCTGATAATGTAAGGCTGGAGCACGACGTGGCTTTCCTGAAAGCAGTTTTGGATGATACGCAAAAG GAGCTGCATTCAACTAGGGGGGTCCTTGCAGGGGAGAGGGCAAGAGCATTCCAACTACAG GTTGAAGTTTTTCATCTCAAACAAAGATTACAAACCATGGAAAACCGAGCACCTAACCCCAAGAAACCGTTTAATATGTAG